From Rhopalosiphum padi isolate XX-2018 chromosome 2, ASM2088224v1, whole genome shotgun sequence:
TGTGTAAAGTAAATTGAGCCATTGTGATGGCAGAGTGTCCTATAGCCCAGATCAATGAAGACGACGAGGACACCCAAGATAGAGTCAGGATTGATCTGCAAGGGAACTTGAATAAGTGGACCAACTTCTTACACGGCTGGCAAAAGCGTTATTTCGTATTGAAAAACGGCACCTTGTTATACTTTAAATCGCAATCGGAAACCGAGTGTGGATGTCGCGGTGCGATAAGTCTATTGAAAGCAACTGTCAAGGTATGATAATTGTTTGGTTATTTCCAttctattttgaaatatatagtaGTTTCATTTTATAGGTGCACGAAGTAGACGATTGCCGTTTTGATGTGTCGCTAAATGATTGTGCTTGGTATTTACGAGCTGACACATCAGCAATAAAAAATCATTGGATCGATGTTATAGATTCACTTAAAGCCGAATCTGGGTACGGGAGTGAAAATAATCTAAAGCGCAATGGCAGTTCACTTTCTATATTATCTAGTAATATGTCAAACATGTCACCAGTGTTCAAGAAAAATAAGGGTTTGCAAGATAAACTCAATGAACTTGTAGCATTTAGAGGTATTTTAATCAACCAGATTGATCGACttcaaatgtattttgatacatGTTTAGCAGAATTCGCCTCTTCaaatggtaattattttatttacattttgtccatgcaaaatgtaaattactattaactacaataattttatcaatttttcttgtattcagtattatttaattaaatattaaataagataaatgatttaattagctacttttaaaatatttaaaccaacTAGTTAGGTTAGGCTTTGTTATAATGTTGTTTTACgttgaaattaatgaaatttgaatacaaagtcattatttattaaatggcaattaaagtaaatgtataatacatttgagATTACTATGTGTAATAATGTAATTCATACTTTTCATTAGTACTCTCAATTATCTATgacagcggttcccaaactatGCACCGCAGTCTACGTAAAATTGGTTatcaatgagtattttttttgttctatctTTCATGTTATTTACAGCAGGGCACCATGGCCAATTTGAGTCCAAAAAAAGGTACCgcagaaaaaaaagtttaggaACCACTGatctatgaaattaaaaaaaaaaataaacatatttgacaacatacctagttattatttgttaacagTATGATTGGAGGTTTTTGTTTCAAGATTAGATTCtagataacaatttttaaaatataaaaagtcagtaaattataataaaatgtgtcaaGTTATCTATCCATATAacccaaaataaatttatagtaaaatgtgtattttttacagtatttttatgCTAGTTGTATTATACTGTTAGGCTATCTATAGAATATTTCTTAACTTTATACTCTTATAGACTGTATAAAGTTGAGCATTATGAAATCCACCCACTAGTTAATGTACCTCATATTAAATCATGTGATTTACAAACAATGTAATAGGTGGTTAGGGTCCTCTGAGAAACACTGGAAAAAATCTTCAGTGTAGTATtcccataatatttttaaaatgttaaataaactaataacaacattcttatttttaattacaaaaatatacttactattaatattatcaataaatcaaattaaatattctaaagtttaacaattattaaaaattaaaaatcaagcttgttcaatcatttaaaaatcacttaatgaaaatttaagaaCCAAGCTATatttaatgttgaaaaaaaacatttaataaaatttaatttattttgtgttattatttgtatacattaacaatattaacaggtaaataataacattattaatgttttatattatgatttgcatatttttattctgtaaaaaaattaaatagagttTTGTTACTCTTTAAAATCATTGATTTGAttacattatattgaaattatttgtttgGTTTATGTCTTAACTTatctgattttaatttatatttcatcatttatttcaattacttCTTTGTCTGGGTAGGTAATAAAcccaaataataaattcaaaatattcaacaGTAATATTACagctgaataaattaaatatagaaatcAACAGTAGATAATTGTAGTGTAcactgaataaatattaattagtagttAGTAATCGCTTATTAATAGGGCTAAGTTACGTAAATTGAAAACTCATTTATCttgaaaaaagtataatatattaaaatataaaacttattttaaaaattcaatgctTCACTtactaatatctttaaaaatttatataacaatcaAATTAATTGAAACTTCAAGTGTTAAGATTCTATCaacttaatgaatataatattgaatttttatatcttacattaaattgtgatttatagctataaattacaaataataaagctaaatattattaaactacttAGTATACTCTGTTCAGGATAAGGATCGTGAGCAATAACTAGTTATTGTTAGCGATTATCAAGTAATACCAGTATGTTACCTTACCAATCTTATCATATGTAAGATTAACATCTGCTGTGTAATGAATAAACtgctatatattgttttaaatttaaactattcatttattatattgatctaTGTTAGCGGTTCTCAATCTTTTTAGCTAGTGGATCCCTCTTGTTAAACCAAATTTAGTTATGATGCACTTCCGTGAATACCACGAGGAATATGATAAAACTGAACATTAATTCTTATTAGTAACTGATCAGGTGTCCTAGTCATGTGTTTTTATCTATCATTCGGTGATTTAGCTTATGATATACAGAGTGTGCtaagtaattttatacataaaacaatttttatctttttaactatattaaattgtaaatacattttttattcttgtatGAGTCGTGATGCCTCTATAATGAACTCGCAACACACATGTTAGAAATAGCTGATCTAAGCTATTTAAAGATTTCATTCATAGTAaaaaacctattaaaattatttttaaaaacattaaattgtacTTACTTTAGACATTTGATATTGGTTATAGGTACCATATTCAAAACtaacatgtttatttaattaatggttagcaaataaaacaaatatattaaattaaaaaaaaaaaaccttaaagtTGTTTTTCTGTAAAATGTCTTTAATTCTATGtcttgtttaattaatttgttttgcaTACTCACTTATccaaatttttgtaataacaagTTCTGAAAtccattttaagtatataatggaaaaattatttatttacacttttttaaatttataagtattttaaatgtgaaatgtaataactaataataaagtatttaagataatttattattggctATTCGCCTATGTCTAGTTGACTAATGTGACGTGTATACTACATTCTAGAATTAGTAGAGTATGCATTCTATCCACTTGTAATATATACTACATTCGGTAAGAGAATATTAGTGTGATAAAACTAAATCTTTAACTATATCCCCTACAACTGATATGCAATATCTTTCCCCACTAGTAGGGAAATATAATAGGAATTGTAATGCCATCATTATTGTATGCCGCagattatatttgttatatatttatattggtttcaaaaatgttactatcacaattatattttaattttatcaaatactcattatttatttgattacttATCAGATGTCTAATTTATCAGAACTCCAATGTCTGAATtattggtaattaaaaataagtataaatcacctacctattttaattaatagggTTAGGAGgacaaagtaataaaaatttaaatacaaatatattaaaaaatattaaatagtgataaccaactttatttttatagtttaaaatcattattatgaatttaaattaaaatgagatTATTAAtcagttaacattttttttcagggtatactttgtaaattaaacttattcatACCcaagtatatgtataaaatatttttaaaattgtcaaaatctATCATATAAAGTTATAGTATttctatcatatattttttaaatcattaaacttaaaatattataatatttgtcaatgttttatttgtttgatttaaatgaataaagtcAGGACTATAGTAATTCATGCTAaactatgtaattatataagtcTTATAACATGTGGAAATACACCTGATAAcatgaaaattttataatattaataaattagttttttgataataataaaaattgaagagTGTAATAAAGTGTATGTATAACTAATAAGGCAATAACCATTAAGGAAGTAAATATGTACATGCCTATTGTTTTAATCTTTTATCggagttaatttattattttttttttaaaatgcatgataaaaataatgtttacaatataataaaacataaaaaccatatttctaatataattatgatgcaGTGTTGAAAGGTTCAAATGTTCAAGCTTTTTGAGaaagaagttaaaatatttttatatttatttttcatttttatgaatactgtagttattgagaaaaaaaaatctacaaaatgggtatttttaaatatgatgaatcaaaaaatgattaataatttaaaaaaaaaatacttagttaAAGTATaccaatacattttacaaacacTTATCTATTCACTTTTAAagtaaagttaataaattttttaagtgTACATATCTATTAATGtagtatgtaggtatacataataattactataaagaAGGTGATTGAAGAATAGACTTTgtatatcattaataatgatagccattatatttatattaatatttaccaaataaatgatagaaaatacaaatattattaaaaacctatCCAGATGTTTACAAttaaacagtaataaattatttcttaaatatattaagtttttaaataattcagttatttCTACTAACGCTAATAAAcaacattgattaaataatataatactagtattataacagatttataattaatggtaaTTGCTCAAGTAAGTTAACtaatcaaaaaaatggttttatgttaattaaaacattgataACTTCCActtcttcaaaaaatattgacgCATATAAATCATTTTCCCTTACTCTTTGataatctattaataaaatcaataaataatctaaatagtTTGAAGTACCTTTTATGCTCCTATATTTGATCTCTCAAAGTGTTACTGTTTAAAAGTGTTTGAGCATATCATCTTTTCACAAATTGGTTCAccaaaaaaattacattgtaaaaacaaaataatacattcttTGTTtgattcagaatctaaaacatgTGATTATTtgcaatcaaataaataatatcttattattgtaaattgtagaacctaataaaaatatcacgGTTAttctttcatttaaaataaataattttatagaattattaacatatataggtatgataTTGTCAACATTTTTTTGCAGTACTCATAAATCTTATTCGATatcttgtaatatttttgttgtactATTACtagtatttaatttcatatacatataatgtttttctatagttattatcaaacatatttcagttgaatttttatttgtgaCCTTTTTAAGTTGGAAATGTTGagctataatataacaatagacaatagtatttGTCATATAGAAAATTATGCTGTGTAATagtgttagatatgtaaataatatggtttatttaCATGCAACatgccttaaaaaaaaataatatttagtaacaaaaattaatttaaatacgacAGTACTGTTAcactaatattgaataaaaacagctaaacattactatatattttcatattaagtaggtatgtatgattattgattttttaaatattttattttaaaaatattctattataacttTGAAAGATATTTGGTTATTCAGTTTCTGAGAACTTATGTCATGAAGATAAGTATGAATAGATTAGATAAGCTAAGCCTTAGGTTCTGCAGGTAAAAACTCTTATTAGTATTGCTATAGTAATATTACCTGGTATTTAATATGTCATTCAGTTTATTAGAAATTCATACCCATCTATCATATTATCACTAATTGTTTCACATAAattcagataaaataataaatgattcttACCATAACTatgattttagaaatattacatctaaaatctaaatacattaatgttatataatttatttatagttggttttatattacattaaatttaacaacctatttgtttattaataaatacaatttaataattatttgcctatgaaattaattattttgaatttactagttttatgttttagtgttttaaaatattaggttttattcttaattttttgtatttacaattttaaataaagaactAAGTAACTAACACAATATTGTgttttctatattaatttttaaccttTAACTATTTATCACCACTCATTATCCTGTTACccatgatattttaaataagtcatcaatattataagtatgagtttacagtttattattatggaGTATATTgcatttaatctaatatttccAATCTcttgttaaaattcataaatataattttttatcttagtatataaaaagtaagtagtgtgtatttattattaagactttggttacttttattataattatttatttatgtacctaacTAATGTAagtatacaaggtgattcttttatcacaACCACtcataatttcaaaatctattagtttttgaaaatacatttttcataatttccagttgaaacaaaataacatttttcttaaaaaactatttttttttatgacacatttttatttcatattctgaagcagaatatttttcagaatatttcGATTCATAAATTTCGAAATTCAAACAACAGTTTATGAGTTGTGCATTTAAAGTTATTGGTGAGTGGAGTAGTAGAGCAACATTTTGTGGAGAATCCCGTATTACTCATTCTGCTCACccacattttaaatacttataacctaTAAACTACTCatctgaattttgatttttatgtatcaatattCCTCGATATTCCTCcttgctttggaatatgaaattaaaaatttgttatcatTCAAAGaggtaaaacatattaaaaatatataacaataaaaatattaaacaatataatttaaaaacaaatgtttatttcgattggaaattattaaaaaaacatttttaaaaacgataatagaatttgaaataattagtggTTTATGATGAATGAATCGCcttgtttatacttttataccttctacattatacaattgtacatttgtCACCTGTAGAAAAActgattaaattattgttacaaaaagatgaacaattataatattatgttttgttgtacgtgtttataactataattattatttcaataaaacagtTAGAATCTACAAAATATAGGTCAATGGTTATTACTAGGTATAATTAAcaagttattattatgaaacaaatacttctgataaaatataaattaataatatttaaatacaattgagatatgtttgttttgttttaatttatagaatagaAATGGGTtgttaggttttaatttaaaagtattcaaacaaaatgattatcagaaaataattttagaatttcattaaaataagcaAATTTTTATGTGATTGGTGAAACCAAACTAAACACATTTTGTTTTACtatgtttatttaatgatttaaatttatggtacctgttataagttattttataacacgTTTCAACTCATAAATGGATTCAAACCATTTTGTTTAGGCATGTGCATTAAATTTGGTGCCTACTTATTTATTCTATTCATTCAACAAAACTTTAGCAACAATATTCATTAGTTAGTTAGTATACTTATTCATTTGTACATAGTACATGTATACTGTATgtatgaatttaaatgtttcttttttatGTTCCTAAtactatttatcaataaaagtattaatttttattgttttttttgtttttttcttgttagaaggtttatcaaaaaatgaatcctatcaaaaatatacatgtGAAGCTTTAGATTTTAAAGGTGAAGCAGTAGCATTTAAGGCAACATCATCTGGAATCTTAGagattttaaaacattgtattgAAGTATGTTAAAagctgaaaataaaatgtatctatttcattttttatatctaattatttgTCCAGGTTATGAATCAAAGAGAGACAGCATGGGAATCTATGTTGGAGAAAGAAATAAACAACCGGAAAGATTTAGAGGAAGTAGTGCGAACATTATCTCTAGTCGATGGGCTTACCGATCAGGAAAGAGCCCAAGTACTTGCTGGAGCTGATTTAACTGTATGTATAATTAACTatctgtttatattttccactATTTCTTTACAAATCATTCAATCgcattataagtaaaaatattcaattcataatatattgtaatgaatGGGTATTAGagaattaattcaatattaccaTAATTATAAGGCttagaaaaaatactaaaaagttaTCCATAACAACTgatgtttacaaaaataaataaatgcattattaaatgaTCACAATGAACTTGTGTTTTAACGAGGTCATATTTATTGAACTGGTCGTAGtccaaatattgtattatcaatatatgGTAAAAGTAGATATGGAATAatgttaagataaaaaaaatgaatagctACTTCTATATGTTAgtcaattattagttattacttttaatcaGTACCTAACATTGACTTAACGTTAACTGTTATAAACTAAATTCaaccatttaattttttttaagttgccGGTTTTTGGGTAAAGTTTATAATGAGTTCTATTTCTAAAaaggtaattttataaaataaaatatttaatagtttaaaagtatttttataatttaaaattgaaataagtatttgcaacaacaatttaaacattttttctgctataatagaaatatttatatatcatgtaaaatcaatacattcactATTCATTcagataaacttaataaatgcacataaaatgtattaatgataaGCTTTTGTTTATTaggtagtattaaattaaaaataatacaattactttattttacaacttcctaaaaaaaaaattatatttatgatataatattataatttatttatttaaaaaagttaataagcttattttatttcatcaaattaaaaactgttctttgtggtttatttaaattaaaatgttttaaaagaatCTGTTATACAGGTTAATTAGATAGcttggttatatattatttgaatgttttGGTTTGCAACTATTGTTTTCTTAgttcaataatacattatttattccaTTCTGCAGGAACATTCTAATTTGGCTGAAGATGAATTTTATGACGCTGTTGAATCATCCAATGATAACTCTTCTGAGGATGCCAAACAAAGAAAAGATCAATTACTACAGtgtactaaaaataatgttcaaacAACTCAGACCAATTGGGGTGAACTGATTAGAGCTGCTGCCACAAGTGCTTCTTTGAAACATACATATTGGCCAGAAGTAatgttaatttttgatattatacattgatacatttttatttatttatttttgtattaaattttaaattaaaatataatcatacaattGAGTTAATCTATAATTGTGTATGTTAAGATTGAGCGAGTAGTTGCTGAACAAATTAGATCAGCTCGCATGGGTCTTGGCAAAGGAGCTTGGCAACTATTTGTCGAAGATGGAGAAATGAAGATGTACCGAAGAGAAGTTGAAGAAGATGGATTAGTTGTTGATCCTCTGAAAGCAACTCATCAAGTGAAAGGAATCACAGGCCGAGAATTGTGTCATTACTTTTTTTATCCTGAATATAGATATGATTGggaaggtattaaaatattatgatttctaaatatttctaactaactaaaaatttaagatttttaaagctaaaatattttatctgaaaTCTCCAGGTACACTAGAAACAATGAATGTTGTTGATAAAATTGCCGAAGACACAATATTATTCCATCAGATACATAAACGTATTTGGCCAGCAGCACAACGTGATGCTACATTTTGGTCACATCTTACACATGTTCCTGATGAAGAGAATAAGTCTGAAGACAGCCCTCATATATGGGCTACTGTCAACAGTTCAGTAGAATTACCATCACATCCTGTATGTTATTAAGCTATTAAAAAAGTTCCTtgcactatatttttatttcacatattttatttttgatcagTATTAACTTGTTActttactaaatagtaaatttaatatcatatttttgaaaacaattcaatttaataacatgACATTTagtagacatttttaataatcatgttttatttatttgcagCCCAATGGAGGTAAACAAGTTCGTATATATTTGACTATTATTCTTATGGGTCAAACAATCATATCTCCCGCAGCAAAAGGTCGTGAGATAAAACGAGATGATATTACATGTAAAATTACCTATTGTGCTGTTggtaagaacataatatttttataataactttatgcTTAAAATACTATAGATTTCAGCGGGAATGTAATAAGCAGTATTATCTTTTAGGTCTAAAAGTACAGTTTTTCTAGTAAAAATTggctataaaaatgtttttggattctataatttttaaatttctttttgatGTAATATCAAATCAACCATATCTAAATTaagtataacttatttattgagTAGATGTTTCATTGGTATCAGTTtaagataaactataaaaattaaaaagtatatgacTGTCTCTAAATCAACAATATCAGTTCGGTCAAAATAAGTTCTTTTTTATacgtttcaaattaaataacgtATTCAGCAGAAAACTTATGTGTAAGGACATGGTTTATAAAGTTCTATAAAATTGTACAATGCCTTAAAGTTGGTTATAACTAACAATTAAATTGGTCATTTTTAATCCACAATACAGCTCAGTACTCggtataaaattgaattctattaatataaatttatttgaactatTTCTGTTTACAGTGAATCCAGGCGGTTGGGCACCATCTTCTGTTCTCAGGGCTGTGTACAAACGAGAGTATCCAAAATTCTTGAAACGTTTCACTGCTTATGTgttagaaaaaacaaaaaacttgcCGATAAAACTTTGAAATGACATAATCATCATATCATTAAACTTTTTCAAATTGgttaaattctttatttatttatttattgttttattactagTAATGTTTTTCTATTCTTGCCTTCACTGTTTTGTgtggtatatttgtatacataatatttttatgctgtatataatatgttaaagatGAATCCGGgttcataatataaactattattttattaatgaattattgtaAGCATATTATGCTGTGGCTTCTACATCATACCAAAAACCACACAAACTATTtagtttatttgaattttaagttttgaaaatacaattatcATTGTAATCTGTTTTTACTACTTACttgatgtaatattaatataaatttaaaaacaatttttatttttatttatataattataaacggtGTTCCGTTATTTGTTAAAGATGAACCCGGGAtccattataaactattattttattaatgaattattgtaCGCATATGATGTGGCTTCCACATTATACTAAAATccatacaaattatttagtttatttgaattttaagttttgaaaatacaattttcattgtaatctgttttttaaatatgtttttactacccacttaatgtaatattaatataaattaaaaacaatttttttatatttatataaatataaacagtgTACCATCATTTTGATGCGCATCAAATTAACTTGGTCATTTAGATGAACAACAATTGGGCGCATATGATGTTTCAACTCATTCAATTTTAACGCCACTACATTtaggtgtaaaaaaaaaaaattgacgcaTAACAGAAACATACAAATGAAATTAAAGTCCTGCATTACCTAAGTAGTCCAATATCTGTAAACGTCCCTCAAATtagtgttattaatttactgacaaaataactatatatatatataaggttgatcaattgaataatttactcaataaatacctaattttgattttttcgaTGATACCTACTAAACCAGGTTAAAACCATGGCGGttcctatttaatattaagacaTTAGACAACCATCAGTTatctcgtatttttattttctttgtataattgtaaaagACTGTTCTGAGTCCATACTTATGGCCCacgggtatattataattattaatgtataaataaaaaaatacgttcAAAGTGTGGAATGTATAGCATAAATCATCACTTgtcatatttatataggtatattaatggtatattattcataactttAATTTATGCGCAATACCTAGAATCATTTCGTCGGCTGTGaagttatttataacttataagttacaactataataatttaatatagacgTCGGGTTTTATTTTGCATCGAACGTAATGAGTGATGACAGATGATGGGTAGGTATAACGGATAATGgttgatattgattttatatacagGAGGCGTCACGATTAtctaacattttcaaatgtaattttaatgtaaaatttttgttttatctccGCAATACACcgtg
This genomic window contains:
- the LOC132920363 gene encoding ceramide transfer protein isoform X2, producing the protein MAECPIAQINEDDEDTQDRVRIDLQGNLNKWTNFLHGWQKRYFVLKNGTLLYFKSQSETECGCRGAISLLKATVKVHEVDDCRFDVSLNDCAWYLRADTSAIKNHWIDVIDSLKAESGYGSENNLKRNGSSLSILSSNMSNMSPVFKKNKGLQDKLNELVAFRGILINQIDRLQMYFDTCLAEFASSNGLSKNESYQKYTCEALDFKGEAVAFKATSSGILEILKHCIEVMNQRETAWESMLEKEINNRKDLEEVVRTLSLVDGLTDQERAQVLAGADLTEHSNLAEDEFYDAVESSNDNSSEDAKQRKDQLLQCTKNNVQTTQTNWGELIRAAATSASLKHTYWPEIERVVAEQIRSARMGLGKGAWQLFVEDGEMKMYRREVEEDGLVVDPLKATHQVKGITGRELCHYFFYPEYRYDWEGTLETMNVVDKIAEDTILFHQIHKRIWPAAQRDATFWSHLTHVPDEENKSEDSPHIWATVNSSVELPSHPPNGGKQVRIYLTIILMGQTIISPAAKGREIKRDDITCKITYCAVVNPGGWAPSSVLRAVYKREYPKFLKRFTAYVLEKTKNLPIKL
- the LOC132920363 gene encoding ceramide transfer protein isoform X1 produces the protein MAECPIAQINEDDEDTQDRVRIDLQGNLNKWTNFLHGWQKRYFVLKNGTLLYFKSQSETECGCRGAISLLKATVKVHEVDDCRFDVSLNDCAWYLRADTSAIKNHWIDVIDSLKAESGYGSENNLKRNGSSLSILSSNMSNMSPVFKKNKGLQDKLNELVAFRGILINQIDRLQMYFDTCLAEFASSNEGLSKNESYQKYTCEALDFKGEAVAFKATSSGILEILKHCIEVMNQRETAWESMLEKEINNRKDLEEVVRTLSLVDGLTDQERAQVLAGADLTEHSNLAEDEFYDAVESSNDNSSEDAKQRKDQLLQCTKNNVQTTQTNWGELIRAAATSASLKHTYWPEIERVVAEQIRSARMGLGKGAWQLFVEDGEMKMYRREVEEDGLVVDPLKATHQVKGITGRELCHYFFYPEYRYDWEGTLETMNVVDKIAEDTILFHQIHKRIWPAAQRDATFWSHLTHVPDEENKSEDSPHIWATVNSSVELPSHPPNGGKQVRIYLTIILMGQTIISPAAKGREIKRDDITCKITYCAVVNPGGWAPSSVLRAVYKREYPKFLKRFTAYVLEKTKNLPIKL